TGCCCTCGTGATCGAGGGCTTTCCCCGCTCGGGGAACACGTTCGCCGTCGCGGCCTTCCAGATCGCCAACGATCGTCGGACTCACCTCGGGCGGCACCTGCACGGAGCTCCGCACCTGTTGCGCGCGGCGCGGCTCGGAGTCCCCGCGATCGCGCTCGTGCGAGCACCCGAGGACGCGATCCCCTCGTACCTGATCCGACGTTCAGGGCTGCACGCTGAGGATGCGCTCGTGGAGTATCTCGACTTCTACCGCACGGCCTGGGCGGCACGCGACGACTTCGTGGTGGGCCTCTTCGCCGACGTCACGGGCAGCTTCGGAACGGTGATCGACCGGGTGAACCAGCGCTTCGGGACGTCGTTCGAGCGCTACGAGTCGACTCCCGACAACGAGGCTGCGGCCTTCGAGCTGGTCGAGGAGATGAACCGGCTGGAGTGCCGTGGCGAGATCGTCGAGAGCCACGTCGGTCGGCCCTCTGCGGAGCGGGACGAGCGCAAGATCGAGGTGGCCGCGAGCCTGGGACGTCCCGGCGCCCAGCGCCTCCTGGGTCGGGCGCAGGATCTCTACCAGCAGTACGCGGCCTTGGCTGTCGGAACGGGGAGTCGCCCGTGAGCAAGGTGCTGCTCGTCGGCAAGGGGTACCCGGACCGCGGAGGCATCCCGACATTCCTCCACACCCTCCAGGGCGGAGAGCTGGGTCAGCTGCACGACATCACGTTCCTCAACGTCGCCCACTTCGGGACACCTGAAGGCGGCGAGGTGACCGCAGGCAACATCGGCCGAACCCTGCAGGACGCGCGTCGGGTGTTCCGGATGGCGAAGGGCCAGGACGTCGTGCACCTCCACTCCGCGCTGGCGCCGGCCGTGACCGTCGCTCGAGCCGGGCTGCTGGCCGCCGCCGGTCGGCTGCGCGGCGCCAAGGTCATCGTGCACGCCCACGGCGGCAACATCGAGACCTGGCTGACCTCGCGGCGCACTCGTCTCCTGATGCGCCTGGCGATGCTTCCGGCGAGCCACGTGGTCGCGGTGTGGTCGGCAGGGGAGCGGACGCTGGCTGGGGCCCTGGGGTCGGCGAAGGTGAGCCTGATCGACAACGGCGTCGACGTCGAGCGCTTCGTCCCGGCTGCGGTCGACCACCGTCCCCCTCGCATCCTGTACGTCGGGCTGCTGACCCCCCGCAAGGGGGTGCTCGACCTGATCGAGGCGTCGAGGCTGCTGAAGCAGGACGGTGTCGAGCACGAGCTCCTGCTGGTCGGCGGGATGCCCGACGAGGGACCCGAGGCAGCAGCGCCGGTCCTGGCGGCGGCCGACGGGGTCGCCCAGCTGCTCGGCACCCGGCCGCCGGAGGAGATGCCGGCCGCGTACGCCGACGCCGACCTCTTCTGCCTGCCGTCGTGGTGGGAGGCGATGCCGCTGTCGGTGCTCGAGGCGATGGCGGCCGGGTTGCCGGTGGTCGCGAGCGATGTGGGTGACGTGTCCAGGCTGGTGACCCCCGAGTGCGGGGCCGTGGTGCCGGTCAAGGATCCGGTGCGACTGGCGGCGGCCCTCCGCACCCTGCTGGCGGATCCCGAGCTGCGGCGGCAGCAGGGCGAAGCGAGCCGGAAGCGCGCCGTCGAGCACTTCTCCAGCTCCGCGACGGCGCTGGCGATCGACCGCGTGTTCCACGATGTGAGACGCTGAAGTCCCGCCTGAGCGCCGTCCCTCAGCACGTCCGGCCTTTGTCAGGTCGCGGATCTTCTGTGATCTTGGTGTTCTCGGGAAAACACTGAATCCCCCGCTGCCCCCAAAGGTGATACCCCCGATGTCCCACCCCGCCGGGCGCCTACGCGCCATCCTGCTCACCCTCGCCACCGGTTCCCTGATCGCCGGTGTCGCCACGCTCCCCCCGACCGTCCAGGCTGCGGTGCACCACACGCCGCCCGGGGCAGCCGCTGCGACCCCGTCCACCGGCACCCGCCCCTTCAAGCCGGGCTCCTACTGGAACACCAAGCTCGGCAACGCGCCGCTCGACGCTCACAGCTCGGCGTGGATCAACGACGCCGAGGCCCACAGCGGCACCCACCTCACGCTCGTCCTCGGCGCGTGGGGGATGCCCGTCTACCGGTCCAGCGCGTCCGACCCGCTGGTGCAGATCTCCTCGGGTGGTCACACGGTCCGCTTCCACATCCCGGCCGGCGCCCGCCCGATGGCGGCGAACGACGCCGCCCTCACGGTCATCGACCCCACCACCAACCAGGTCGTCGGTCTCTTCGGTGCCCACGTCTCAGGCGGAAAGTGGAGCGTCTCCGGGCTCTCGCGTTACCGCTACTCCTCGAAGGGCATCGCCGGCGGGCTCCCGGGCGGCATCAAGGCCAACTTCGGGCACCGCGGGATTCCCGCCTCCGTCCCGGCGGTCACCCTGGCCGAGATCCGGCGTGGTCGGATCCGGCACCGTCTCGAGATCTACTGGCACGAGACGGCGTCCCGCACCCCTGAGGGGGCGAGCGCGTACTTCCCGATGACCGGGTCGGAGTCCGGCAAGACCGGCGTGGTCCCGGAGGGCGCGGTGATCCGGATCAAGCCCGGCCTGAACCTCGATGCGCTGCGCCTGTCCCCTGCGGCGAAGGTCATCGCCCGGGCTCTGCAGAAGTACGGCGCCGTGGTCGGGGACAATGCCGGCTCCGGCAACAGCCTGAAGCTCCAGGGCAACGCGAACTGGTCGGGAGTCCTCAACAAGGACTCCCTCAAGAGCATCCCGTGGAGCGACTTCGTGTTCGTGAAGGGCGGCTTCCGGCCCTGACCCCGGAGGAAGCCCGGGTGTGCCGTGACCCGGGGGGTTCCGTCGGCGACCATAATGGCGCGCATGGACGAGGGACCGGTCTTCATCGTCGGCTCGATGCGCTCGGGTTCGACCATGCTCCGGCTCATCCTCGACAGCCATCCGCGCATCGCCATCGGGGCGGAGACCGGGTTCATGGGCGCCCTGCTCGCCAACCGCCGGATCCCCGGTTGGAAGCACGGGGCCGAGTGGTTCGGCAGGATCGGCTGGAGCGCCGACGAGCTGGACGCGCGCCTTCGCGAGTTCTACGGCGGCATGTTCCTGCGGCACGCCCAGTCGCAGGGCAAGGTGCGCTGGGGTGACAAGACGCCGTTCCACACCTCCCACATCCCGGAGATGGCCGAGGTGTTTCCGGATGCCGCCTTCGTGGGCATCGTCCGCCACCCCGGAGCGGTCGCCGCATCGCTGCACCGGAGCTTCCACTACGCCTTCGACGAGGCCGTCGGCTACTGGTGTGATGTGAACCGCCAGATGCTGGTCGCCGCGGGGGAGCTGGGCGACCGGTTCACGATGTGCCGTTACGAAGACCTCGTCAGCGGAAGCGAGAGGGTCTTGAGGGAGCTGATGCCCGCGATCGGTGAGGAGTTCGACGACGCCCTGCTGCGACACCACGAGGTGCAGCGCGCTCAGGGCGCCCCGAAGCTCACCGACGGCAGCACCAGCTCACGTGACCCGATCGATGCTCGCCGCGCGGAGCGATGGGCTGACGAGATCACTCCCGAGCAGCTGCTGACGCTGGCCGAGGCGGTGCCGATCGCGGCGGCTCTCGGATACACCGCGACCGGCACCGGTGCGTTCCCGGCCGGCGCTCACGAGTGGACCGCGAGCGGCACCGAGCTCGCCGGGCTGTTCGCCGGGCAGCCGGCGCTGCTCGACGGAGGCGGGGGCACGCCTCTCGACCTCGACGCCGACCCGGCCGAGCTGGCCCGGCGGCTGGTCCAGGTGGAGGCTGCGCTGGCCCGGACCAGGGGGCGGCGTGCGGTCCGGTTGGCGGACGCCGCGAGGCGCGTCCAGCACGGACGGACCTGGGCCGATGTGAAGGCCGCGTCCGCCATGCTGCGCCGCGACGGCCGGGCCAGATGAGCTCCCCGGGCGTGGTCAGCGACTTCGACCTGAACGGCCTGGTCGGTGTGCGCGTGGTCGACGGGTCACCCTCCGACGTGGCCGTCGTTCGCCGCCAGCTCGGCCACCCGGAGACCGTCTTGCGACGCGAACCGGATGTCACGATCCGGTTCGTCGAGCGCCTGGCCCGGGTGCCGCTGACACTCGTCGGGGTGGGCGAGAGCGGGTACGACGACGAGGCCTTCTACCTCCTGCAGGCCAAGGGCGGCAGCACCCGGCGGACGATGATGCCGTTCGACCGGCTCGGCCCCGGCACCGAGATCGTGTGCGAGCGAGGCATCTCTGCGGTTCCGCACCTCCTCGCCATCGTCAACCTCGTCCTGCTGGGGCAGGGTGTGCTGCCCCTCCACGCCACCGCCTTCGACGTGGAGGGCGTGGGCGTGCTGATCACCGGATGGTCCAAGGGTGGCAAGACCGAGGCCCTGCTGGCGGCCACCAGCCTCGGTGCCCGCTACGTCGGCGACGAGTGGGTCCATCTCACGCCGGACGGGCGGATGCTCGGGCTTCCCGAGCCGATCCGGCTGTGGGCCTGGCAGCTGGACCAGCGACCCGACCTGCTCGCTTCGCGGGCCGCGAGCGACCGCCGTCGCCTGCGGATGTGGGCCGGCGTCGCCCGGACCGCTGACCGCGTCGCTGGTCGGCCCTGGCGGGTGTCGGCTCCCGTACGCCGGCTGGCTCCCGCGTTGGGGCGCCAGGCCTACCTCCAGGTGCCCCCCGACGACCTCTTCGGACCCGACGGCATGGTCGCGAGTGCTCCCCTCGACGCTGTCGTGCTGGTGCTCAGCCACGAGGCGCCGCAGACCGCCGTCCAGCAGGCCCAGCCCGGAGAGATCGCCCGTCGGATGGCGGCCTCCCTGTCCGAGGAGCGGGCACCGTTGATGACGCACTACCGCCAGTTCCGCTATGCCTTTCCCGACCGGTCCTCGCCCCTGCTCGAGTCGGTTCACGAGCTGGAGGCTCGGCTGCTGTCCGAGCGGCTCGATCACGTGCCCTCGGCGAAGGTCACCCATCCCCA
This genomic window from Nocardioides cynanchi contains:
- a CDS encoding glycosyltransferase family 4 protein, translated to MSKVLLVGKGYPDRGGIPTFLHTLQGGELGQLHDITFLNVAHFGTPEGGEVTAGNIGRTLQDARRVFRMAKGQDVVHLHSALAPAVTVARAGLLAAAGRLRGAKVIVHAHGGNIETWLTSRRTRLLMRLAMLPASHVVAVWSAGERTLAGALGSAKVSLIDNGVDVERFVPAAVDHRPPRILYVGLLTPRKGVLDLIEASRLLKQDGVEHELLLVGGMPDEGPEAAAPVLAAADGVAQLLGTRPPEEMPAAYADADLFCLPSWWEAMPLSVLEAMAAGLPVVASDVGDVSRLVTPECGAVVPVKDPVRLAAALRTLLADPELRRQQGEASRKRAVEHFSSSATALAIDRVFHDVRR
- a CDS encoding sulfotransferase family protein encodes the protein MDEGPVFIVGSMRSGSTMLRLILDSHPRIAIGAETGFMGALLANRRIPGWKHGAEWFGRIGWSADELDARLREFYGGMFLRHAQSQGKVRWGDKTPFHTSHIPEMAEVFPDAAFVGIVRHPGAVAASLHRSFHYAFDEAVGYWCDVNRQMLVAAGELGDRFTMCRYEDLVSGSERVLRELMPAIGEEFDDALLRHHEVQRAQGAPKLTDGSTSSRDPIDARRAERWADEITPEQLLTLAEAVPIAAALGYTATGTGAFPAGAHEWTASGTELAGLFAGQPALLDGGGGTPLDLDADPAELARRLVQVEAALARTRGRRAVRLADAARRVQHGRTWADVKAASAMLRRDGRAR